The DNA sequence GTTGTTGTGTTACTTTGCTTAACTTTAATTGCTCTGTGCTCTGTGTCATTATTTGCTGTAATATATTGCTTTGGTAATTGTTCTTGGCTGTTTTAAACTTTATCCACTTGAAGATGTAAGCCATGATTAAAGGTGAGAAAATGCTAACATTAAGGGAAAGCATTACACATTTCAGATTGTCATCAAAGGGAAGTGCTCATAACTCATTTAAATtaacattttaaattcaattattctCTTTTATCATATTTGTCATCAAGAGGGAAATTGTTGAGTTTAGTTTGATTTTGGGTTTTATATATaagatgacaaacataatttagGGTGAAAGCCCAAGTTGGTGTAATATGTGTGCTAAGTGTTAGATGCCTACTTGTATGATTACTTCAGCCCAAACTAGTGTTGCTTTAGCAACTTAATGAATTACAACTCCAATATTTAAGTCCAATACTTGCTAATTGAGCAACAAGTCAGGACATGagacaagagagagagagagcaccgAATGCTAGTGAAAAAGGAAGGACATCTGTCAATAATATGGGACAGCTGTAACACCAAGATAAAAATAAAGACAGCTGGAGTCACTCTCATACAAGGACATCAGTAAAACACAATGCTGAATATGGGAGAGCAAAacataaacttgcaagaagagcAAAAGTAGTGGTGTAGCTCCTCGGACAGCAAAGATAACAGAGTAGAAGGAAAAAGTAATGCATGCCAAGGATGAAAGCAAATCAAAGGACAACAGAGAAGGTGGAGTGGTTCCTCGACAAGCAGTGATAGTGGAGCAAAATGGAGCAAGGACTGCATGCCAGCTGAGACAGTTCCAACGAGTAGTTGGGACAAGAAAATAGAAGAGGCTAATTGGAAAGCAAGCTAAAGATATATAAGAAGCCTCACTCCAACATTTGAAAGCAAGGAAAAGAGAGTGATACAAGAGCATCATCTCAACATACTTGAGATGAATTCTTTTCCTTTAATTTGTGCTTCATTTTAGAATTTCTTTGCTATGGCTATCTAATGTCATCTTTCTGTATTGGAGAAAAAGGCTTATGAATGTGAGTTGGAAAAAGTCATGAGAGAAGAGGCAAGAGAGATGCATGAAAAAGCCAAGAAATGTTTCTGTGTAATATGGTTTTGTTGAACTAAAGTTTAGTTCCCCTTACCAAATTGGGATAGCACTTGGTGGTAGATTAAATCTGCGGGTTTCCCTTGccaagttgggatagcacttgGTGTTTCTGAATCTGGATAGGCTCCCTTTCCAAGTTGGGACAACATTTGGGTTGCTAGGCTTTGGGGTAAAAAGCTTAGTTAAAGATACTAGATGAATTGGGTTGTAATTCATTATTATTGGTGTTTGTAATTTGtttgattatagtaaaaattcTACCATGGTTGTGATAGAGACTGAATGTAGATTTTATGGCACTTAGAAATCGAACTAGGATACATGCTGGTCTCTATCTCTTCTTTCCTTCTCTGTTTTATTTCTAAGTATGAGACAAAACGAAAAATTCTCCTGCAATTTCTATTTCCGCGAAAACAGAgcttgaaaaattaattttaagcatacttgattcaaccccccttcccAAGTTCAATAAGAACCACCActagtataatacaacccagatgaaagtgagggtaacttttccaatataatctttttatttgaatcatgagttgtgatatacaagtactcatgatttccctcattcattatttcaatatgatatccattttgacgaatatctttgaaactcaacaagtttctcaaagacttggtagataatagtgtactatttattatgaattttgttcctccagaaaacaaaattataactcttccggagccttctatcacattgtccgagccaataatagtattaacatattcttcttttagcacaagatgagtaaaatatatatcacttttgagaatggtgtgcgaacttgcactattcgcaaagcatacatcttcattatatatccttgtcattttcttcaaagataaataataataaaataagtagcAATACATGTACAATCAAATTGAATTCTTGattggaattatttttctaaaaaacactgaacataatgtcatatactaaaattttattttaaaacttgacatatttaatgatttcaaaattcataaacattaatatttcattatttatatacatcatatttgaaacttaaatacatagaaaataaaacttaaacaataagttctttatattatttatttacatggatacttaacaatcccacatattaaactattccatcattgatcaaattaCCAATATTtctttcaggatcctcaaagaaatcagatacatcataatgagtggtgggattttcatcatttgaaacaaaatttgtttcttttcctttgttatcatttttcaaggatgcttgataaagatcaactaagtgctttggggtacgacaggtacgtaaCCAATGactctttccaccacaacggaagcatttatcctcaattgatttactttacccattgtttctttctttatcccatttCTGGTGAGATCTTTTCTTATGAATATAATTcttcttccttccataatttttcttattaccaaaatcttgtcatttacctcttttgaggtaatgatttgtcgcatttacttcaggaaatggggcggcgtcagctgggcgcgcttcatgattcctTAGAAGTaattcattgttgcgttcagcaacaagaagacaagaaattaactcaaaatattttttaaatcctttttctcgatattgctactgcaggagcacattcgaggcatggaaggtcgagaaagttttctctaacatatcattattagttatctttttcccacataatttcattcgtgaagtgattcgaaacattgctgaattatattcatttatgaatttaaaatcatgtagacgcaagtgcgtccattcatatcaggcttgaggaagtatcacctttttttatgattatacctttcttcaaggtttttccaaagatctgcaggatcttttaatgtgagatattcatttttcaatcctacGTCAAGATGACaccgaagaaaaatcatggctttggctttatccttttgggatacattattttcaattttaatggtatctccaagatccattgaataaagatggattttagcatcaagtatgcatgataataattgtttccagatatattaagagcattaaattcaagatgagagagtttcgacataataaaaatttgttacctgaagtcTTCTAAAATTTAGTTAGACTCTCGTGCTGATAATATgttatgaaataattaaataaataagtaaggagaaggtaataaatataaaataaaaaaatataaaaagagagaagagtGTGCGAgtataagagagagaaagagaaattttattaattgttCGTGTGTATACGGTTTCAGATCATGCCCTATTTATACACGTACGAAGTGCTTATTTTTCAACCTTCGTTTAATGAGATTTTTTTGATAATATGATATTTTATCATGGAAAAATTGAACTGTTCAATAGACATCTACTTTTGTTTTTATAACAACAattataagttattttgtatattttaaaattcgaagGAGTATAAGTGTCATATATTAAAAATCAGGGGACTGTTTTTGTAATTACCCTTAATTTCACGGCTTAAATACGCGGCGCAATTGCCATGGGCTGGTGGTTTGCAGTGAAGTTCGTCAAAGAAAGCTTTGCCCAATCATCTTCCCACGTCAATGCCTTCAATGCAAAGATCCGACGCCAACATCCGTAATTATTATTTTTCggattcaattttttttgtcacaATAATGCATGATAAGGACGAAGAATCTTTGTTTGGTGTTCTCAAAATCTCATTCTTAATAgagtagaaaataaaatacaaatgtcAAAGTCAAAGCTAACTAAATCAATCATCGACACACAACACACATATGACAGCCAAACCATAAGAGAACCGTTGACTTTCAATTTCAAAGTTCACGAACCTTTCAATTTGAAGGAAAACTCTTCACTTAGTTCTCCAATTTGGTGAGCATAGTCTTGGAATCTTGCATTCTCAAGAAATGCACATGGAAATTTCTGTTAGAAATCTTCTTGCCGTTGCAAACCTCTTCGTGATCCTAAGTTTATCTGCTTCTTGCGACGACAACTTGGATGATTCTTCAGAAATCTTCACCTACTATGGCCGCATTGCTGAAATAGAAAAACATTGCAGTTCATACTTATCATTGGCTTCTAAGTTAAGCGCTGATGCCAATAGAGGTAGCAGAATCAAGAGAGAACTTTCTTTCACCAATGGAGATTGGGAGCAGGAGGATGGAAATGCAACCTTGATGCCATTCAGCCAAAGCAAGAGTTTTGAGGACAGTTTAACCTTAAAACTAGTCTCTTTCAAAGTGGTGGATGTTAGTTCAGTCCCTCACTTTGAAAATACAGTTAGTCTTGGAGGCATAATGTCCATAGGCATATCTGATGAAGGTTCATATTTCCCAAGtcacaaatatttttctttcacAAAGAGGCCTGGCTTATCTGTTCTCAAAATTGCATTTGAAGGTGTATACTTACAAAGCAATGAGAATGGGAATGAGCATTTGATGTGTCTCTTGGGAAACACAACTTTACCAGTACCAATACCAGAACCATTCAACTATGACTATAATGGTCATCTTCTAGATTACACCCTTTTACAAGATGATCAGATTTTACTTGTTCTTCGATACCCTCCAACGTTCAATTTGACAAGTAGAGTTATGAGAGGCGAAATGCGGAGCTTGAACCAAGAAGGAAGCTTGGCATACTTTGATAATGTTCATATTTCTTCCCAGCTGAATCACCACTTCACCTATCAATTCAGCTCTGAATTGAAGTCCAGATCTTGTGATCTTTATCCATATCAACAGGAGCTGACAACATATGGAGCAAAATCGTTCGATAGCGGCTTCAGTTTCTGCAGGTTTCTCAGGCAAGTTATAGAACGACCTTTTGATATTCTCCAAAACTATAATGATAGACATGTTGCTGGCAAACTAGGCCCTTTTCAACTCGGAAAAGAATTTAGTTCTAATTGGACTCACCAAAACTTTAGGCTGCTCTTTCAGAATCTTATCTGTGAGGAGGAAACATCTAACAATATTGTCCAAACTACAAGAGTTTCTGCAGTTCTAAGAGCATTTCCTGCATCATTTCCTATATTTGCATGGCAAGGTAGAACAGGTCTCTCAGGCCTGACTCTATCTGCAGAAGGAACATGGGATTCCTTAACAAGAAAACTTTGCATGACTGGGTGTGTTAATTCAGTGTTAGACTCAGAGGAATGCAATTACCAGGTATCTTTACACTTTCCAAATGTGTTCTCCATCAAGCAGAGGAGTGTATTGCTAGGTAGCATATATAGCATCAAAAATGAAACAAATACATccttcttgcctttgttgtttgATTCACTAAGGGGCCCTTCAGATCTCAAGAGCCTTGGTTTGTATAACAATCCATATTATAATTACTCAAAGGTTGAGCTAGCTGCAGCAAACAAAAAGAAGAGTCCACCCTCCAAATTGTTCACCTTTATCAAGAAGTTCTTGAAGTATCCAACTCTGGTGGATGGACTAGATTTGCATGCTCAGCTAAATTTCCTCTCCAATAAACTCAATTTCCATGGGTGTGCAGTTCATCATCAATCCATGAGGAATCAGAAGTCAAGGGTCGATATTCAGATGGAAGTACTTTCACTTGATACTTCATATCAACATGAAACAACAGAACCAGAAGAGAAGAACCTCATTAACATATCACTACATCTGGCGTTCTCTGAAGGATATTTGGTTGAAAGTGAAGTTCTTTACCCTTACTTCTTGGAAGGTGTTTATGATCCCTTAGCGGGTGATATGCATCTAAGTGGTTGCAGAAAGGTTTCACCAAATGATAAGAGCAGTTTTGAGCCTGGGCTAGATTGTATGGTAGAAGTTAAGGTTCAGTATCCATCTGAATCAACAAGATGGCTGATGTATCCCTCAGTTGAAATGACCATTACTAGCCAAAGGAGCGAAGAAGATGCGCTGCATTTCAGGACTATCACTCTCAAAACTGTAAGGATTTCATACAATGAGCATGAACAGGACTATGCCTTGATGAAAACCTTTGAAGGTGTTCTAAGGCTTCTGATTTCCCTAGCAGCAGTAGCCATAATTCGGAGCCAACTTCGTTACATGAATTCAAATGATAGCTGCATTGCTTACATCTCTCATGGAACGCTTGCTCTATTGATGTTTGGTTATGGTGCAGAGTTGATAATGGCCACTGAGATCCTCTTTGAATCAAACCAAGATTCTATTAGAAATTTGCCTTATGAATTGCAAACCCCAAGAATTCTTCTACTGTTGGTTTCTTTGCTTCTTACTATAAAACAGTATCAAAAGGTGTCTGAAGCTAAGCACATGCCAAATGGGTATTACTTTGTACCTGCAATGTCAGTGATCATGAAGACTCTGGCCCTGAAGATGCAAGATTTATTTTTGATGCCTCAAGTCATTGAGAACATGGCGTGTAGTAGTCAAGTGAGGCCTTTGAGGAAAACATACTATTTTGGACTCACATTGCTAAGGTTGGTTATACATTTCTATTACTACATCAGAGATCCATGTCCATTCAATTATGATGGTGGTGATGCATTAATCTACAACCAAGTGGGATCAGTTTTGTTTTACATTTATGATATCATGATTCCCATCATTATGATCTTACTTGCTTCTGTGGTCTACATTCAACAAAGCTGGAACTATCTAAAACCAAGACatccttaaatttttttttcctctACCTTGTTTCATTTGCATTCATCAATCACAATGTGcaatttccttgttttcttgagttgcatTGTATCAATAAGTGAGCTATGAATATAAACACTGACATGCTTGTAAGTTCTATGCTGTGCCTCCTTAAGTTTTAAGATCTATACATATATCTTTCTGAAAAGTGAGTATCAATTGAatgcttaaaaattaaaatgaaaaaaaaaactgaaaattattaaaaatagacACGCTAAAATCGAagcataacaaaattaaatagacaaaaatcCTAAATGGCTCCtaacaattacctcgaaagacaacgaggttattgacaaaaaaaaaatacccaaCTCGGCCTTTAAACTTTACTTTTATGGAACTGATTAGTCCTTatacaaaaaaaagtcaatgttatttttttggcACCGGAGCTAACCaatcccaaaaaaaaattagaggccgaatttgaatattttttttatcaagaacCTCGTAGTTCTTTTCAGATAATTGTCAGAGCCGGATTGGATATTCACtcaaataaatatatacataataacagACATCGCTCTAAACTTTTTCTAAAACAAACAATGTTAGTCATGGGAAGTATAATAATAAAGAAGAAAGGATATGGATGTAATTAGGGAAACAGAAATGAATTCAGGGTAGTTAGAATTCTGTTACGAGCTGTTTTGTTAATTAGTGTAGGTAGCTTAGCTTGTTGTATTTGTACTGTAGTATTGCTTTGTATATATAATATGTGTTAGTGTATTAGAGAGACTTATTTGTAATTCACTTTCAATCTAACTAGATTTAGACCCGTTTGAAAAACTTTAAAAGttaatcttttgaatttttgagtttttaaaatcaaattgtacttttttaaaaaattatttaaatatttataaaaaaattaaaaaaaatgactttttttataataaaattttttttataacatttcttttaaaatacacatttttagaactaaaaaaataaatacaaaataatttatttataagttacttttaatataaatatttattgtttaaactaatttttaaaagaagtttAATTAAACTGTTTATCCAAACTGAACCTGAGACCTGCACAATATGCAATACATTAATGCTATAAAATTCGTTGTgcaaattttttagataaataaaatgataatagaaaaatttttatagttaattataaaataatctaTATAGATCttaaaacaaatataataaattttatagtataatataataataataatatagtaaaaactaattCGATCGATCTATACCTTATATACATTGAAGTATTTACTTAAGTAATACTTTTTTAgtcttaaaacaaaaaattatatcataataaattctacagtataataaaatataattacgtCAATCTATagtgaatatatattaaaagtatttgTTTAAGTAGAATTTTTTGATAAAGTATAAAAAGatcaatcttttttttatttagttttgataAATCCAAGTATTTTTGTAACAATTCTTTTTAATATCGTTGAATATTATTGGCTTTGTAACTTATAATttaatcttaaaaattcaaaaatctattaaaaaaatataatatataaattatttgacctataatgtaaaatatataagaataaagTAATATTTTAATAGATAGAATTAAtgacaaataaataatatgataattttttcttgaaaaataatcTACTaatgatattaaatttattattagttaagagataatattaataaaagtcaTTAGATGAGGAGCAATAGGGATTTATGGGGGGTCTACAGTGGCCATAGTCtccctaatttttttaaaatgaaattatatatattgctagttaattagtatatattagtatattatacataaaaatttatgtttaaataatTCATTATGTATCATGTGTAttacaatatattaataataagtagtgtttaaaataacaataataaataataattataatatatagaataattgtattatgtatgaatatataataagtttataataaatatagactaaataaaaataataaattagtctatttaaaaattaagatgacccaaataaattaaaagtattatttattgttaataaaagtttgtgctttcatgttttttttatgcattcttcataaaaaaatttaaaatttttttcttcatatCACAACAACTATTAAATGTACTTTTGTAGATATGAAAATTACTAAAATAAGATATTCTAAACAAACATGAAATACAAATCAAATTATATCattgtatatattaaaaaaatttaaaattcacttttgatataataaataattattttaattgtataaagtattaccaaaaaaatctataaatactaaaattttaaaatatgttattaaatgtaacttttatataatatataattattgatttgacatatatattataaattataattgattaacattttattatattaaattttagtttttttatatttaattttggccgcttcatataaaatttttgatttgGCCACTGATGAGAAggcataataaaaaaaacaaatttcaaattctataaaaaaaaaatttcggtaGCGAGTCCAGTATGGTGGCTACGATGGTTAGTGGCGTGACTTTTATGAGAATTTGATATCTGAAAGAGTGTTGTTTTATTGACCGTGACTCTATTTTTTTTTGGACATTTATTTATGACCCTATTAAGCTGAAGTAAATGTATTAATTGAATTGGGTAAATGTGCAGCCAAAATTTGGATCAGATGGTTGTTTGCCTCACATAGAACTGCACCGGATT is a window from the Arachis hypogaea cultivar Tifrunner chromosome 1, arahy.Tifrunner.gnm2.J5K5, whole genome shotgun sequence genome containing:
- the LOC112769975 gene encoding uncharacterized protein: MEISVRNLLAVANLFVILSLSASCDDNLDDSSEIFTYYGRIAEIEKHCSSYLSLASKLSADANRGSRIKRELSFTNGDWEQEDGNATLMPFSQSKSFEDSLTLKLVSFKVVDVSSVPHFENTVSLGGIMSIGISDEGSYFPSHKYFSFTKRPGLSVLKIAFEGVYLQSNENGNEHLMCLLGNTTLPVPIPEPFNYDYNGHLLDYTLLQDDQILLVLRYPPTFNLTSRVMRGEMRSLNQEGSLAYFDNVHISSQLNHHFTYQFSSELKSRSCDLYPYQQELTTYGAKSFDSGFSFCRFLRQVIERPFDILQNYNDRHVAGKLGPFQLGKEFSSNWTHQNFRLLFQNLICEEETSNNIVQTTRVSAVLRAFPASFPIFAWQGRTGLSGLTLSAEGTWDSLTRKLCMTGCVNSVLDSEECNYQVSLHFPNVFSIKQRSVLLGSIYSIKNETNTSFLPLLFDSLRGPSDLKSLGLYNNPYYNYSKVELAAANKKKSPPSKLFTFIKKFLKYPTLVDGLDLHAQLNFLSNKLNFHGCAVHHQSMRNQKSRVDIQMEVLSLDTSYQHETTEPEEKNLINISLHLAFSEGYLVESEVLYPYFLEGVYDPLAGDMHLSGCRKVSPNDKSSFEPGLDCMVEVKVQYPSESTRWLMYPSVEMTITSQRSEEDALHFRTITLKTVRISYNEHEQDYALMKTFEGVLRLLISLAAVAIIRSQLRYMNSNDSCIAYISHGTLALLMFGYGAELIMATEILFESNQDSIRNLPYELQTPRILLLLVSLLLTIKQYQKVSEAKHMPNGYYFVPAMSVIMKTLALKMQDLFLMPQVIENMACSSQVRPLRKTYYFGLTLLRLVIHFYYYIRDPCPFNYDGGDALIYNQVGSVLFYIYDIMIPIIMILLASVVYIQQSWNYLKPRHP